The genomic interval CTTCATGGTACGATTGTGCTGGCGACTGCTGCTGGATTCCCGGGTTTCGCTGCCGGTTAAAATGATTCCGGTGGCGGCAGTTTTTTACTTGCTGTCACCGTATGATCTGCTGCCCGATTTTATGCTGCCGGTGGTTGGCCAGCTTGATGACCTAGTCGTTATCGTTCTTGCCTGCCGCCTCTTTCTTTCCTTGGTGCCGCCGGAAATTGTCAATGAGCATCGGCGGAGGTTGTCCGCATGAGTGCTGTGTCCAGAATTCATATCCTGCCTCCCCAGGTTCATAATAAGATTGCCGCCGGTGAAGTGGTTGAGCGGCCTTCTTCAGCGGTCAAAGAGCTGGTGGAGAACGCCCTTGATGCCGGTGCCGATCAGATTACCGTCATCATTGAAGAGGGCGGCAAACAACTGATCAAGGTTATCGACAACGGTTGCGGTATGGGGCGGGAAGATGCCCTCCTGGCTCTGGAACGGCATGCCACCAGCAAAATCATCAGCGATGCCGATCTTTTTGCTCTGCAGACCTTTGGCTTCCGTGGCGAGGCATTGCCCAGTATTGCCGCTGTTTCCCGTTTTATTCTTGAGACCAGGGAGGAAGGGGCATCAGAAGCGGTACGTATCGTATGTGATGGCAATGCTCACCTGGTGACGGCGGCAGGTGCGCCCATCGGGACAACGGTGACGGTACGGGATCTTTTTTATAATATTCCCGCCCGGCGAAAATTTCTCAAAGCCACCTCTACCGAGCGGGGGGGGGTGGTCGATTGTCTGAACCGCTTTTCCCTCGCCCATCCCCAATGCAGTTTTACGTTGATCCATAATCAGAAAACCCTGTTTGTCAGGACTGCCTCTGCCCGTGTCCGCAGCCGGATCATTGAGGTGCTTGGGCGGCAGGTGGGGGAGGAACTGCTGCCGATAGCCAGCGGCCGGACGGATAGCGGCCAACTGGACGGTTATATCTCTCCGCCAACGGTTCATCGCCCCAACCGCCG from Candidatus Anaeroferrophillus wilburensis carries:
- a CDS encoding DUF1232 domain-containing protein, which produces MSKNFQSRNLWQLGNVLHQLLFMVRLCWRLLLDSRVSLPVKMIPVAAVFYLLSPYDLLPDFMLPVVGQLDDLVVIVLACRLFLSLVPPEIVNEHRRRLSA